In Zingiber officinale cultivar Zhangliang chromosome 1A, Zo_v1.1, whole genome shotgun sequence, a genomic segment contains:
- the LOC122038629 gene encoding WD repeat-containing protein 53-like: MATPPVKPRRLKGHNGTVTCCIASRFRPGVIASSGEDSCICWFDLRCKDALFTIDLGMESISCLCFKTGNEDILYASLGTKVMCFDIKMASSWKPLETYSFNKEEINQISFSMKSDFLAAGDDSGEVKIIDTVHQSLYKTLRSVHTSICSSVQFIPWKPWTAITGGLDMKLAIWDFSKGRPYNVIDYGMTEPDSSISTGNAGQCFNPAFVHSIAIPEVDITCGPNKVCAVARGDGVIDVIDLEASLATLKSKSSSLAKSAQRSKRGEAQSSNTHADYQNKSTQLDFSSGGHTASVSCVSFSLFGERGKFLLSGGNDASVKLWDWSKCFSPEQSSCNNYLSLSINLKKKINWLCTTPTDSENLVVCDTTKVVKIYTVA; the protein is encoded by the exons GATAGTTGCATTTGCTGGTTTGATTTGCGTTGTAAAGATGCTCTCTTTACTATCGATCTTGGGATGGAATCCATCTCTTGTTTATGTTTCAAAACAG GAAATGAAGATATTCTCTATGCTTCTTTGGGAACAAAAGTCATGTGCTTTGACATCAAGATG GCATCTTCCTGGAAGCCACTTGAAACCTACAGCTTTAACAAAGAAGAGATAAATCAG ATTTCTTTCAGCATGAAGTCAGATTTTCTTGCTGCTGGAGATGATAGTGGTGAGGTTAAG ATCATTGACACTGTGCATCAAAGCCTCTACAAAACATTAAGATCAGTTCATACTAGT ATTTGCAGTAGCGTGCAATTTATTCCCTGGAAACCTTGGACAG CTATAACTGGTGGTCTTGACATGAAGCTTGCTATATGGGATTTCTCTAAAGGACGGCCATACAATGTGATTGATTATG GAATGACTGAACCTGATAGCAGTATTTCCACTGGGAATGCGGGGCAATGTTTCAATCCTGCTTTTGTTCATTCAATAGCAATACCAGAAGTAGATATCACGTGTGGTCCGAATAAGGTATGTGCTGTTGCAAGAGGTGATGGTGTTATTGATGTGATTGATTTGGAAGCCAGTCTAGCAACTTTGAAGTCGAAAAGCTCTTCTTTAGCTAAGAGTGCTCAGAGATCAAAAAGAGGTGAAGCACAATCGTCAAATACTCATGCAGATTATCAAAACAAGAGCACACAGCTGGATTTCAGTTCAGGAGGCCACACCGCCAGTGTATCTTGCGT GTCATTTTCCTTGTTTGGGGAGCGTGGAAAGTTTCTGCTTTCAGGTGGAAATGATGCATCAGTGAAATTGTGGGATTGGTCTAAATGTTTCTCTCCTGAACAATCTAGCTGCAACAATTATTTGAGTTTGAGTATTAACTTGAAGAAAAAG ATCAATTGGCTATGTACTACGCCTACCGACTCAGAAAACCTTGTTGTTTGTGATACGACCAAAGTAGTGAAGATTTATACTGTTGCATAG
- the LOC122038630 gene encoding peroxidase P7-like, producing MASASGRFGISFLIVFMTLLVSSGRGQLSSSFYSETCPILPVTVSLVTRTALFLDPSLGASMLRLFFHDCFVNGCDGSVLLDDDGSFVGEKNAGPNANSLRGFEVVDTIKTAVEIECPQTVSCADILALAARESVALLGGPSWALGLGRRDSTTASLSGANSDLPSPASSIPQLVSAFAAKGLSARDMTALSGAHTVGQARCVNFRDHVNGDANIDASFAEQRRRSCPASGGDGNLAPLDEQTVGTFDNAYFQNLLEFRGLLHSDQVLYSNGTQESSLVQLYASDSSAFEADFAAAMVKMSNLSPLTGNSGEIRMNCRSVN from the exons ATGGCGTCGGCCTCAGGTCGGTTCGGCATTTCCTTCTTGATCGTGTTCATGACGTTGCTGGTTTCTTCTGGGAGAGGCCAGCTTTCCTCGTCCTTCTACAGCGAGACATGTCCGATTCTGCCGGTGACTGTGAGCTTAGTAACGAGGACGGCTCTGTTTCTGGATCCGAGTTTGGGAGCCTCCATGCTCCGACTCTTCTTCCATGACTGCTTCGTTAAT GGTTGTGATGGGTCGGTTCTGCTGGATGACGATGGGAGTTTCGTAGGGGAGAAGAACGCGGGGCCGAACGCCAACTCGCTGCGCGGCTTCGAGGTCGTCGACACGATCAAGACGGCGGTGGAGATCGAGTGCCCCCAAACCGTCTCCTGCGCCGACATCCTCGCGCTGGCGGCGCGCGAGTCCGTCGCTCTG CTCGGCGGGCCGTCGTGGGCCTTGGGATTAGGCCGGCGCGACTCCACCACCGCGAGCCTCAGCGGCGCCAACAGCGACCTCCCCTCGCCGGCCTCCAGCATCCCGCAGCTCGTCTCCGCCTTCGCCGCCAAGGGCCTCAGCGCCCGCGACATGACCGCGCTCTCCGGCGCGCACACCGTCGGCCAGGCCCGCTGCGTCAACTTCCGCGACCACGTCAACGGCGACGCCAATATCGACGCCTCCTTCGCTGAGCAGAGGCGGCGGAGCTGCCCTGCCTCCGGCGGCGATGGCAACCTCGCGCCGCTCGACGAGCAGACCGTTGGCACCTTCGACAACGCCTACTTCCAGAACCTCCTCGAGTTCCGGGGGCTCCTCCACTCCGACCAGGTGCTTTACAGCAACGGCACGCAGGAGTCTTCGCTCGTGCAGCTGTACGCCTCCGACTCGTCGGCCTTCGAGGCCGACTTCGCCGCCGCCATGGTCAAGATGAGCAACCTCAGCCCGCTCACGGGAAACAGCGGAGAGATCCGAATGAACTGCAGATCGGTCAATTGA